A window of the Lactuca sativa cultivar Salinas chromosome 7, Lsat_Salinas_v11, whole genome shotgun sequence genome harbors these coding sequences:
- the LOC111877824 gene encoding cucumber peeling cupredoxin, with protein MQDFNPNLVVLIVMMIATMQFQVTMAQKRHVVGDGLGWTVPSGGAVAYTTWASLQTFNVGDLLVFTFTDGEHDVAEISAAAFGSCTATNPISLATNGPATLTLTTPGAHYYICTFRSHCQIGQKLAINVSDSSTTTPPAATPKTPRSPPPPSAILKTPPSPSTTSPSTPPSETPSTPSPPCPPNVSTSSCDTSSPPTTTWDDTAPPPPPPSDSDEASSFTAVVPSTFLIIGLALLNY; from the coding sequence ATGCAAGACTTTAATCCGAATTTGGTGGTGTTAATAGTCATGATGATTGCAACCATGCAGTTTCAAGTGACGATGGCACAGAAAAGGCACGTCGTCGGCGATGGTTTGGGATGGACCGTTCCTTCTGGTGGAGCGGTGGCTTACACCACTTGGGCCTCGCTTCAGACCTTCAATGTGGGCGACCTTCTTGTCTTTACCTTCACTGATGGAGAACATGATGTTGCAGAGATTTCGGCGGCGGCTTTTGGCTCATGCACTGCCACAAATCCTATCTCCCTCGCCACCAATGGCCCCGCTACCCTCACCTTGACCACCCCCGGAGCTCATTACTACATCTGCACATTCAGAAGTCACTGTCAAATTGGTCAGAAGTTAGCCATTAACGTCTCTGACTCTTCCACCACTACTCCTCCAGCAGCAACACCCAAAACACCGCGGTCTCCACCTCCTCCGTCAGCAATACTCAAAACACCACCGTCTCCGTCGACCACCAGCCCTAGTACTCCTCCGTCGGAAACACCCTCAACACCCTCTCCTCCCTGTCCTCCAAATGTATCAACCAGCTCATGCGACACATCATCGCCGCCAACCACCACCTGGGACGACACcgctccaccaccaccaccacctagtGATAGTGATGAGGCTTCATCTTTCACCGCCGTCGTACCTTCCACATTCTTGATAATTGGATTAgctttattgaattattaa